The stretch of DNA ttaaacataaaaacaatGTAAATAAGGAAAGACCAGTACTGTCACTTTCATTCAGTTAGATCGTCTTACTTGAACAAGAGGAAACATTTCTTAGTGATAATTTGTTCCCTTGTCTATCAACAACATTCAAAAAGCATATTAAATTGACCAAATTTTATGGATTATACAGGTATGTTGACACCTTCAACCAAGGCGGTGGAAATTCTACAAACATGTTTCAGTCACCATCTATTCCAACTGCGAAACCTATTGTTGCTGCCAATGCCAAGTTTTTTATTCCTGCTCCCGCGCCATCATTAAATGAGCAGACAATGGAGGCTATAgatgaaaacaaccatgaagataatttagcttatgaaaatccTTCAACATCATATAGTAATGATTGGTCATTCCAATCCCCCAAACCCCCACCACCATTGGCCAGACAAAGGTGTCCGAGTGTGGGCAACTTTGCAGACCATGGAGCAGTGGTGAATGGCAGTAACTGTAATTCTCCTCACTCACGACGGACAGTTTCATGGGGTGGGAGTCCTGGTTGTCCATTTAGTCCCACAAAAACACGTGAAATTATGCCTCTGGGGGAAGCTTTGGGAATGCCGCCATCAACATATATGTCTGACGATGTTTCTCTTATGCGTTCGCCTATGGGGAGTGGGAGTTTTGGAGAAGATCTTCATGAGGTTGATCTTTGAGCATATAATTAAGCTGTAAATACCAAATTTTGTTAATGTCACCACTCATCAGAGTACTTAGGACGTCCTGCTGCATTCTTTTGATGCTCCTATTGCCGGCATGCATCAGGTGAAATtcatgaaaaaggaaaagacaTCTTCCCCTGACAATTTTTTCGCCCCATcccttgtttttgttttaaatgcCAAGGGAGTTAACACTAGCCACCGTCTAAGGCTAAGGAACTGGTGTCTTTGTAGCAAGGGATATACCACATAGATGAGTAGTAGTGCCACTCATTTGTTCATTCTATTAAACAAGGAAACACAATATGTTCCTCGAGGAAAATAGGCCTCCACATATCAAAGGACAAAAGCATAGTCTATGGAATGTGAATGTGAAATAGTCTAAGTTTTGCCCCTCTTGTAATTGTTCCAGTTATGAAATGGAATTTAATTTACATGAGTCATGctaacatcatttttttttatatttttaaaaagtaaaatatacaaatttcaatagtttttttttaccatattttgtttctttaactaGAACTCGCGAAATAGTTAGCATTTTCCCCTTACAAATTAGAGTCTTCCTTTtttatttgagcttataacttaaaTTCAtgctccgtcccaaattatataaaaaaaaaactaaattttgttgtctcaaattataaattaaaaaaaccgactattattattgtcataagttaacttttacttattcttataaaattatacgtatatattttgtttttcttgataagtgtgagtttttttttgcttatgatttaaagacggagggagtataaagtAAGTTATTGGATCATCTCAggacactagttaagaaaaccaaaacaagtaacatttgtattaaaaatattgttttttttatatttttaaaaggctaattacacaaattttaagatcATTATATTCCTTAACTAAAGTTTGAGGACACTAGTTAAGAAACAAAAGTGAGCATAGTACTAGTTAAGGAACACAGAAGGGTGtctaaaaattaaaagacaAATCAATTCATAAGCTACAATTTCTAACtttaaatctatatatataaatcctagatagttgtggaattgtctatctaaaccctaatccataaaccaatgaaaacatttcatttagccacatcatccacttacattcatttaatgtggggtactaattgtaataataataataataataataataataataattattattattattattattattattattattgttttgggttattattcatttttaattttttgctcattttattattttgtgtattttattgttttttttttcaaaaaagttagtaaaaaaaaatagataaaataaaatttactaatggttgttatgccctgtatgatttttatcatattcgatatttgagtatgagttaagttggctTATCTTTGCTctaataagtttcaaattaatataaatgtcaaattcgataatacattaattttttggtaagagataatgaagtagtttatccaactcataatcctccaatgagatctataatataaataaaaacttatgtttaaacatcgattgttttctatggtcaattatatgttgtcatttccatagttattttgaagaatgagttaaagatattgctaatcaatgttaatgaagaagataacaAAGTAActtgatgtataaataagttttttaagtgtataaacatctatatctatatatataattcctagatagttctgcaaccactaatctaaccctaatccacgtcaaccacttatatccaattaaGCCACttaataatgccacatcacttctacttacatcattgtcatctctatacacttTTTCATATGCCTACATTTATATTCCTATAACTTTTCATTATACACccactcaactaataataatagtttttactaaattatacgtactaattaatcttttatactatatattgaattatagtgtccaattaagaatcaaatgcacaatgtatgagtatgaccacaaactgTTTTCActgtgacatgacaatttatggattaccaacttattttggtagatgcaataggatccattgtaatcttttcaaaatgtataaacacatctttaatatttatcttatatttacatcacttctattattattattattataattattttgttgttgttgatgttattattataattttcataatacttattgtttcaatttatacgaatgatttttcaacattataatataaaatacggcataacacccgtgcatcgcacgggtgtgggactagttagAATCAAAAGCTACAATTTTTAACTTTGAATTAGAAtcaattcaaaagaaaaaatcaattataataAAGAGCAACCATGTCATAATCAATTCTACATTTCTAAAGTGAAATCAAAGCTACACTTActcataatttttatatatgcatattaatttgcaatgatgtCTTTATGCTTTGCTCTAAACATGGAAATAGGATCACACAACTTATTGAGTAGACTATCAATATGATTCAATAACAAGTATATTCAACAATACAATCTAATCAAAATCATCATTTGTTCACACAATACATGAATTAACACATTCAAATAGGCTTTCGACATAACCAAGCTTTCAATGATACGAAACCAAGCTTTCGACATAACCCTTGACACTCGACCACCAAGTCCTATTGGTAATTTTAGTTCTCTCTACTCTATTATCTCTCAAGTTATACAGAATAGTTTGTCTTTCTTGATCGTTTGTCAATATCAGTGTATCACCCGAAAGACACAACGGCAACAAATATAAATGTCTAAagtcaaaataaatttcaagattttgatAACTAATTTTAAGAAATTGAGTCCAAGACTCCTGAACTCGAAATTCCTTCATCTGCCATATAACAAAGTAACTTTCTTTAAAATCATGACAATAACAAAGGCAATCCATCAACACACAAAGAGCTGGCTCAAAAGATGGCACTCCAACAAAATCATAACTTCTTGGAGGCAACAATTGAGTGAACGTCTCCGTACCCAGATCAAGCGAAACAATCACAAACTGATCAACAATAACAGCCTTCGAATTATAAACATAATTCAAGTTATTGTGAATGACAAACCAATTAACAGTTCCACTCAAATACACACCATCTTTCATATGATAATGTGGAAAGACCGGAATATTTTGAATATTTCTCCAAACATTATCATCTGAACTGAAAACTTTCACCTCTAATAACCCTAGACGTAAAGCTACCACCTTATAAAGTATCGCTAAAATTATCATAACCAAACACGAGCTTACGAAACATAATTGAACAATTACCATACTTAAGATCATACCAAAATATATCAGACATCTTCCTTGTAGCTGGATTCCAGAAACATAGCCAACTCTCAGGAGTCAAAAAATAATATCCAGCAAAACATATCAATCCATTGCATGCACCAACCACACTAACAGTGTTGAGAATCGTCTGCTACATTAGATAGCAACTGCGGTCATCGTCCGGAAGTGTGATTGGAGTTTGACGATTCTCGAGTAAACAACTTATTGGTAACGGTATGACACATGGTATGACACATGATTCAATATCTTTCCCGGTAACTATTGCGAGATTAGGATTTTGTGCAGATTTCTTGAGGTGCAAGTTAATGAAGATAGGGTCAGAGATAAGAGAGTTCCAAGACTTGTTAAGGCACCTCAGTTGTGTTAGAGATTTCACGTTAAGGCGGGAAAGAATGTCGGAAATAAGCTCGTCTGGGAGGGATACTGGCGATGCAGGTGGGGGAATATTCATCTCAGAGTTGTGTTGTGTTACCAAAAGCAACGCCGATGGAGAATTTTGGAGTGGAAAGTTGAAACCCTAAGCAAATATTGTACCactttatccttcaattttcctttttttaaattactttttttttggtcaagaattttttgaaattaccttactattttcttttttggagtaaattaaattatactccctccgtactacaatatatgtcgctttagggaaaaaaattgtaccacaatatatgtcgctttatattatcaatgaaacatttaatgctatttttttttcctattatacccttaactatttattactttattttctttcaattcttcaatttattttttccataccaaggacaattttgtaaatcaactcataatatCTCTTTTCCAAATATGTGTAAAAGTGtcaaagcgacatatattgtggtacggagggagtatattttttcTCATCTACTACTTTATATtgattaaaatcgattaccaccaaagttaataatttatccttattacttttaaccacgttgaaagttttatatccttcattgtaatttcactaaaaaaaatataaaaaaatatatagaaagaatataagataaatacaaaaaaaatgatatacttaaaaataggaacaaaacaaattatagattgaaacaaaacagaacaatttatacgcataaaaatagaaagaaaaaaaaaacattattaaaaatttagtcaataaaaaaattataaaaaataaaagtcaatagacctgtgcaaaaataaaaatacctaaaaaaaataaaacttcaatttatctgatttttatttgttatttttatttatctaaccactaaactaactaaactcaaaaaaaaaaaacctaaaaaattaaaatatatatgtagtaCATTTAAGGCTAAAAAGAAATTGGGCTAAGTTCCATATGTAAGTgggaaaattgctttttaggccaCCTGCAGTGCTTTTAGGACCCCAAAAATACCCTTATTTTTTGGATCCAGGATGGTTTGGATGATACAATATGAAAATACCTAATTTTGGACCGGTttcaaaattagttaatttcgGATTGTAACttccaaaatataaacaaaatgaaaataaaaggtCATTTCGAAACGTAAGTTCCGGAATTAGTTAATTTCGGATTGTAGGTTCcaaaatgtataaaaaattgaaaaaaaaaaaaagtcacttaGGAACGTTAGCtccaaaattagttaatttcaGATTGTAACTTCCgaaatatcaaaaaaaaaattgaaaaaaatcatttcgGAACGTAAGTTCCAAAACTAACTAAGGGTAATTTAGTCAGAATGGGGGGCTTTAGAGCAACATTGGCATCTGAAAGAGCAATTTTCTGTAAGTTGGCTTGAAGGCCCATGGTTTGAGTCCACAAAAAAATGAGCCCACAACAAGCAATAACCCTAGCGAGGTACAAATAGAGCAATTTGTTCAGTTTCTAGGGTTTATTACTGCAAATCGAATTTCTGCATCCACGCGAGAAAGATAATCACAAATTCTTCACAATGGGTGAGTTTcttatcattttcaattttgtatCGATTTCTATAGAAACTGTTTTCGATTTTTCAGTGTTTGTGAAAAAGTGAATGAATTCGATGAATTGAAATTGCAGGTAAGGTTCATGGATCTCTTGCTCGTGCCGGAAAAGTGAGAGGACAAACTCCAAAAGTTGCAAAGCAAGACAAAAAGAAGAAGCCACGTGGTCGTGCTCACAAGCGTATGCAATACAATCGCCGATTCGTCACCGCCGTTGTCGGATTCGGAAAGAAGCGTGGACCTAACTCATCTGAGAAGTGAGGAAAGGTTCCGTTAATGAATTAGTTTGTGGAATGTATTAcgtttttgtttatttgatttatGAATGAATTGTTGAACTAAGAAATTTTCTAGACTATGGTTAAATGAAAGAGTTGTTTTTGTGACAGttaatttcaaatataatatgattgttGTTTTACTTTTCTAATTGGAAATTGttgtttgtgtgtgtgaagATGTGCAATTAGTTAGGTAATGCTAAGCTTTGTAGCTATTGCAATTTGTGAGTGATTTTGTTCTTTGCCGACGCTATATGACTTATCCTGGGGAAAAGCTATAATGATTTTACTTAATGTTTTCGATATTGTCCTAGGTATATTGCACATAAATTGTGGTTGGTATTTTCCCTTAATAAGGGAATTATGTGCTATAGTATATTTGAAATCTTAGTTCTTGGGTTGGGTTATTTCTACACACTTTATGTGTGATTAATCCAATTTTGGCTATGCCACGAAGTGCTTTTAGTAAGCTTAGAATTCCTTTAACCTGATTTGCTTGAGTTATTGATGGGTCTCTTTAAATTTTGAGGTTTGAGGTAATAGGTTTGTGTTAGCTTTCaatcttcatatatataatgattttgCTTATTTCCAATTGAATGAGTCCTGTGAGAGACAGCTAACTTGTAGTTCACTAGAACATGTTGCCAATTGTTATGTGAATTCCTATTAGAAGGTCTTTGTATCCTTGGTACCTATGAAATTGATTTAGGATTTTAAAGATGTGATTTTGGAGGATTGAATCTCTGCCGTGTCACTGCCCTTTTTGTATTGAATCAATGAGTGAGGGTTGTGTGGAAGGAAATTGGTCTCTTGATGTTTTGTTGATATAGTATGTTCAGGTGTCAATTCAACCTTAACCTGCATTGTCCTTTTGTTAGTGATTTGTGTACCCAATTGTTGTTCGATCAAGAAATTTTAGCAGTTACCGTGTTGTCATGTATGTATGTTGGGGAGTTGATCTTGTAACTTAATTGTCATTCTTATCCTTATGTTTCTCATCTCAAACCAATCCATCCACATTAGAATCCCTTGTTCTAGAATTGAATTGATTGTATGGTTCATGAACTTTAGGTGTCCATTATATATCCTGGTATTCCTGTAATATATTGTTGAATACtatgggtctgtttggtaaaaataagctataagctagctgataagctagctgatagctgaaaagctagcttattgaaattaaagtgtttggtaaaattagcttttaaagtggttattaaatataaaattacataattgatagtgggtagtttattttttagagtgggtagttattaaattaaagggtaaaaatggaataaagtgtaaaaagctataagctataagctcaaatgctacttgaaatagcatctgaaaaaaagctataagctagtacaaaaagcttgttaccaaacacctctaattttttgaaacaagcttataagctcatataataagctataagctagcttatttgtgttaccaaacagagcctatgtGTGTGCCAAAgttgttttctttgattttgatTCTCAAATGTGTGTTTTACTGCAATGAACTTTCAGAAGTTAATAATACTTGTAAATTACAACTAATTATCAACTCCCGGGAGTAAAATTGGTTTTCTTTTTCACTCCAACTTCATTCGAGTATATTGAACGAGCTTATTTCTACTTGGCTCGTCTTGAATATTAGAGTTATGCGGTAATCGAAACATCACATTTCTTTGAAAATTTGTTTAAGCCAATTTCTCATGCACTTtaacctttcaaaaaaaaaacaatgaaatgaACATCCGAGAACATCCTAACTAGGCCATTAAATATTTCTATAGCTATTGTTTGGGTGTTTTTTTCCTTGCCATCGTTAtgaaattatcaattttttttgaaagtttTGTACCTGCATAACACATTTGTTTGGAAGCTTAAGTTAAACTAATTTTGAAGGTTTTGAAAGTAGCTTCCCTGTTATTTTCTCTACATTATTTGATGGCTATCATTTCATGAAAATGTATAACTGAGGTGCCGTACAACTTGCAATAAATAAGTCACACTGAAACTACTAAAAACTACAGTCAAGTTTCAGTGGTTCACCAAAATATTACAATGACAAAATGGAGCA from Trifolium pratense cultivar HEN17-A07 linkage group LG5, ARS_RC_1.1, whole genome shotgun sequence encodes:
- the LOC123884767 gene encoding 40S ribosomal protein S30: MGKVHGSLARAGKVRGQTPKVAKQDKKKKPRGRAHKRMQYNRRFVTAVVGFGKKRGPNSSEK